From a region of the Gossypium raimondii isolate GPD5lz chromosome 10, ASM2569854v1, whole genome shotgun sequence genome:
- the LOC128034045 gene encoding uncharacterized protein LOC128034045: MVRGGMFRLLMKRVLRSLSTVFAAGTDQEIDHVFLGCPFAALVWSLVAVTLWSLWYFRNSAVWKASFVPSQQVVSFAARFMQDWAASRSAYGRLKGLSLATFSAATVWSPPPAGLVECNVDAAIDHTARVSTFAAMVRNEYGDFVKAV, encoded by the exons ATGGTAAGGGGTGGGATGTTTCGCTTATTGATG AAAAGGGTTCTGCGGTCCTTGTCGACTGTGTTCGCTGCGGGGACTGATCAAGAGATCGATCATGTGTTTCTTGGGTGTCCGTTTGCTGCTTTGGTCTGGTCTTTG GTGGCCGTCACGCTTTGGAGCCTTTGGTATTTTCGTAACTCTGCTGTCTGGAAAGCTTCTTTTGTGCCTTCGCAACAGGTTGTTTCTTTTGCTGCCCGTTTCATGCAGGATTGGGCAGCCTCGAGGAGCGCCTATGGCCGGCTCAAAGGGTTGTCTTTGGCTACTTTTTCAGCTGCTACCGTTTGGTCTCCGCCGCCGGCTGGCTTGGTTGAATGTAACGTTGATGCCGCCATCGATCACACTGCTCGGGTCTCTACCTTTGCTGCGATGGTTCGTAATGAATATGGTGATTTTGTCAAAGCAGtctaa